The Algoriphagus halophilus sequence AGAATGGGTAACTTGGGTGGTGGTTCAGACCATATTGCCTTTTATATGCATGTGGGTGTACCGAGTCTAGGTGGTGGTACTGGAGGAATGACTCCATACCATTCCAACTATGATAATTTCCACTACTACAGCAAATTCGTGGACCCTAGCTTTAAAATGGGAGGAACTGTTGCTCAGGTATTTGGTTTGGTAGCTTTGAGACTGGCCAATGGAGATGTGATTCCTTATGACGTGCCTCGCTATGCGCAGGATTTGAAAGGTCATTTCGAAAATGCGGTAAAAAATGTGCAGACCATTGCTCCAGATTTCCAAGAGTTTGATCAGGCAAATGCTGCATTGGCTCAATTGGAAGCAAGTTCTACATCTTATCAAACCGCTTTGGAAGCAGCATTGGCCAAGGGGTCAATTTCTGAAAAAAAATTAAAGAAAATCAACGAGGAATTGATCGGTTTGGAAAAAAGCTGGATAGACCCGAAAGGGATGTATTATGGTGAATGGTACAAATCCTTATATGTATGTAACGATCCATTCTCTGGATATGCTTCTTGGATCTTACCGGGAATCCAGTATGAGGTAGCGATCAACCGCACCGAAAAATTGGAGGAATGGGATAGCCGTTATGCAAAAGCAATATCGAATTTGCGAAAGAAAATAGATAAGATTACGAAATCACTGTAAAACTTAGACATTAAAAATAGCCCTGATTCAACTTAATGAATCAGGGCTATTAATTTTTTAAACAGATTTTTTGAATACTGTTTCACTGAAAAAAGCCTCAAGCGAGCAGATGGATTTACGGTATCAGTCCGTGCGGAGAGTCGAGGATTTGCGAAATAATAGATTTCCACTCCCCTTAATCTTACATAGGATGTACTTTATTTTCCTTTAATAGACTCCTAAAGCTGCTCCAGCATTTAAATTTCCCCATCCATATTGTGAACTTCTAGAAGGATATAAATCTGAAGTTACTGTCAATTGGTTCAGGATTTGGTCCCTGTTCCAATTAGGGTTCTTAGCCCATAACAAGGCTGCAATCCCAGAAGCAGTGGCAGTGGCAACCGAGGAACCCCCTACTGTAGAAGGAATATTGCCTGACATGGCCAGAGACAAGGGTTTGTTTTCCGAGGTGGAGCGTTCCATGATCACCGTAAAATCTACCTTTGAACCTGAGTGACAGGTGTTGCATCGTTGGTAGCCAGTTCCCTCTTTAATGCCCGTTACTGCCACGGTTTCTGCCATGGTTGCGGGAAAAATCACTCCATACCAGTTGGTAAAGGAAGTAGATGTACCAGCAGCTGCAAAAATCAATTTTCCACGGTTATAAGCATAACGAACCGCATCAGCCACCTTGGAATTAGAGAAAATATCACCAATGGACATACTGATAATTTTTACATCTGCTCTTTTCCCTAACAGCACCAAGGCTTCAGCTACTCCATCTTTTTCATTTCCAGAGTTTACGATCACATCGCTGGTTCCCCTGACAGAAATCAAATTGGCATTATAGGCTACTCCAACCGTAGTCCCTACCCCATTTCTAGGAGATGCAATCACACCGGCCATGGATGTCCCATGCCCGCATTGGTCATTTGGACCATCGTATTTCTTCCACCACCAATACCCTGTTTTATAGGTTCCATATTTTTCAATGTTTCTACTTACAGAAGCCCCGCTTTGAAAGGCTGATCCCAGTAATGGTTGGTTTGGAGAAACCCCTGTATCGATCAAACCAATGGTAATATTATCTCCAGTACTTTGAGACCAGGCATGAGAAACTCCCATTTGAGGGTAATTCCAAGATGCTTTGGCATTTGGTGAAATCGAAGTGAAATCACCGGAAGGTAAGTTGGTCTCCGGGTCATTCGAACAACCAGAATCTGAAAAATACCTTGCGTCTTGACCCTGATTCAATAGGTTGTAATTGAATTCATAACTCAAAGGCTCAAAGTATCTTACCTCTCCCAATTGCCTTAAATTCTGAAGCACTTCCAAACTGGCTACTTTTACTTCCAGATAAGGTAAGTCCTCATGAATGACGGCAATCTCATTTCCTAATCTGAGCTGGGGTGCTCCCTTTTGTTCAATGGTTTCTGAAATCACTTGTAGAATCTTTTGGGCGGACACTTGCCAAGCTGGACTTTGAACGGATTCGATACCGATTTTGGCATTGGGAGACTTGATAGATACCGGACTATACCCAATAGTTAAAACCGAATCACTTTGTACCAAGGCACTCCAAATCAACTGATCACTTTGATTCATCCAGAGAAAGTCGCCTGTCTCTCGTAAAGATTGAAGGATGAGTTGATCGATTTCTGGACTAGTGATGAGTTTTTGTTGCTCCTCCTCACCCAATTGCTGAGTTAAGTCTGGTGTCGAATTTTCCTGTACACAGGAATAAGTTAAAAGGGCTAAAAAAAGTAGCCCTAAACTGAGTTTTGGCTTATTAATCATCTTTAAAAAGTTTAATTGTTAACTGATAATCAATAAGTTAAAAAATAAAATTAGTTTATTCCAACTACAGACTCCTTAATTATAGAACTTTATAAATTCATTAATAGGTAACTCGCTCCAACTGCTCCTGCAAATAAGCCTTCAACTCCTCTCCTTCTTCCACTTTAATTTCACCGGGTAATCCCAATATAAACCGTGCTAAACCGGGTAACTGCGGTACTTCACCTTCAAAGTAATATTGATTTCTATTCTTTACATCCATAAATGGGCGTGCATTTGGATGTTCCTCCATCATTAACTGGTAGGCCTTTTTGGAGAGTTTCAATTTGACCTTAAACCTGCTTTTTCCAGAAAAACCAAATAGTTGTGCGCCCGGTACCTGATGTTTATTCTCGAATTTCCAGGGCATGGTAGATATCACCACTTCTCCTATTCGTTCGATTTTAAACACTTTCATGGTTTTACTTTCAGGCTCAAAGGCATGGATGCTTTCGTAAGTTGAGGAAAAAGCAACTGGTTCCACCAAACGATCACTGGTGGTATCGCTGCTCAAGGAATAGTAGTCTTTGAGCCATACCTGCGTTTTACTTTGTATCCCTTTACCCAACTCATCCACAAAGCGTCCCAAATTCGCTTTAAAAAGCTGTTCTGATCCTTTTTTTACCTCTGACCGCACTTGAAGTTTTTGTAGGATTGAATCGTGCAACAAGTTTCCTTTCCCTTGACTTTCAATCATGGATTTCAACCATTGGCTCTCCTCTTGGGAGAAGGTGCCATAGTTTAGAGTTTGATCAATGCCTGGTCTTTGTTGGATTTTATATTTACTAAACTCTTTGACAACCTCAAAGCCCAAGGCTTCTAACAACTTAAAATACCGGTAGATGGTGCGTTCATCTGTCTCCAGTAACTCGGCTAGTCTGTGAACTGGTTTTCCAATATTCCCTTGAAGGAGGTTAATCAGCTTAAATACCCGTAAGATCTTTTGTTGTTCTATTTTTCCCGCTTGAGCCATTGTTTCAAAATTATATTTAAAACTAAAGAAAGGACGCTAAGCGAAAAAGTTTTTGACGGTTATTGTCGAAAGAAAACAATCCCCTTGTTCCTTCGCTAAAGGAGAGTCGTTCCTGCCCAAAGATTGAAAAGATTTATAGCCTTTTATTTTTTAATACCCAACTCAAAGTTTTTATAAAAAGGGTAAATTCTAATACTTCAATATCTGGGAGCTTTGGTATACAAAATTCCCTATTTTTAGCCCTACATGAGAACAGACACCTTACTAGATAACAGACAACAAGACCTACCGCTAATGATAGGGTTGTTGTTCTTGGTTGGGTTCTGGTGGATAGGATTTGATGGGATTACCTTTAGTGATGATGTATACTACATCTTGGCGGGAAAGAGCTTTTGGGAAGGAACCATGGAGGTCAATTCTTATCATTTTTCCAGTCGATGGGGAGCATATATCCCCGCCGGTTTGTTGGGATACTTCTTTGGATTGGATCCCCATATCATCTCTGGATTTTCTCTCCTTTGCTACCTGATCACTTTATTGGTTTTGTATAAGGTTTTACCTGATAAAAAATGGACTTGGATCCTCACGATATGGTTTTGCACGCACGTTTATTTCTTGCACTTTATCACCAAAGTTTATCCTGACGCATCTCTGGTACTTTGGGTCACAATTATTCCAGTCGCTGCTATCTATAGAAACCAACATCCAGTTCTAGCAGGAATAAGTCTTGTCCTATCTCTATTTATAGGTTTTCTGACAAAAGAAACCATTATTTTCTTGGTTCCTTTTGTGGTACTATTATTTCTCTTCGACCTGAAAAACAAATCCATTCAGTCAACTTTTTATAGTAGCGTGGTTGCCTCTGGACTGCTTCTGGCTAGCCTTTACCTCACCTACTTTTGGATTCAATTTGGAGATCCCTTCTATAGAATTACTTCTATCAATGCAGGACATTATATTTCTGAATACACCTATGCCGATAAAGGTGTAGGGGCTATTATAGAGCGCTTAACCATTACCCCAGTTACAACTTTTGTAGCGCGTGCTTATTGGCCTTGGTTGGTATTTGCGATTCCAGGAATCTATCAAGGAATGAAATTTAGGAAATCCTTCGATTTTGAGTTTGCGCTTGCTTTTCTTTGCCTTCTTTTGGGATTCTGGCTGATGAGCTCAACACTGGAATTTTATAACCCTATTTATCTCAATCCAAGGCATTTGATCATACTTATTCCGATCCTTGCCTTTCTCATTACTTTGGGCTGGAAATATTGGCAAAACTCCAAGAAATGGAAAATGGCATTGCTCAGCTTGATGGTTTTGGGAATTATTATTTCGGCCATTCAGGGAGATGCTAAACAAGCCCTGTTTTTATGCGCATTGATCCCTGTGATTTGGATTAAAAAAAGAACGGTCCAGCTTTCGATTTTGGGAATAGTCTTGGTCTTACCTGCTATATTTTCTATTTATTATCAAAAGCAATTAAAACACTATCAAAATTTAACTGATACTCTAACTGAATCAACGCAAAGTTCTGAGGAGGAGCAATATATACTTACAAATAACTTCATTTATTTTTCCCGTGAAATTTTATTGACTGGAAGTAAGTTAAGTCAAGAGAAGCTATTTCCAATAGAGTCTTTACAGGAACTGAATAGGGATCTTCCCAAAGAAATTGAGGTTGTAATTTATGAGTACTACAAACATGCGTATCCCAAAGAGCAGGCTGATGTGGATCTTCTGGAAAGTTGGCTGAAAATGAAAAACTACCAGTTAGAATCTGAAGAGAAAATCGCAAACCTTTGGATCAGGAAATTTCAATTATCTACCCAATAGTCTACTTGGTTATCGTCAATATATTCCCGGAAACTGCCGTATCATACACTTTTAAAGGTTGAGTTGCTGGACCTGAAACTACATTCCCTTGCGTATCAAACTTGGATCCGTGACAAGCACAATTGTAGGTAGCGTTGGAAAAACTCCAATTGGTGTCGCAGCCTGAATGTGTACAAACCGAGGTAAGAGCGATAAATTCACTTCCCACCTTAGAAACCAACGTTTTCCCATTAGTAATCAAAAGCCATCCTCCATCGGCATTCAGATCTTTTTGGATACTTAAATCTATCGTAATCTTATTTCCAGATACCGAAATACCTGTTCCGCTTCCAGTTCCCGGATTCATTGGAGTACCGGTGCTGCCGGTGGGCTCCATATCATCAGAATTTGAGCAGGAAGTAAAAAATCCGATTCCAAACATCGTAAGTGCTGCTGTCAAGCCTGATTTCTCAATAAATTCCCTTCTCGATTTGGTAAGTTTTCCCGATTGGTTGGTTGATAATGGATCCATAGCATTCTGATTTTGTTTAGATGTAAACACTTACGATAGCTAGATGTTTTTTGGATCACAGGAATTTAAAAAAAATATAAATACTTGATTCACAAACTTATAATCAAACTGATGGATCTAACTCTTATTAGAATCCCATCCCTTTGATTGGTAAAATCTTAAAAATGCTTCCTATTTAAAATCTCTGAAAGGACTACAGCATCCTTGACAGACTGAGGATCTTTCATTAATTGAGCATAACGATTTACTTTCTTTTCAGGTTTTTTATAAGCCTGCTTTCCAATTTCTGAAAACTCCAATTGGGAAATTGGAACTGCCTTTTCAGCTGCTGTTTTTGCTTTTTCATAAGCACCATCGTAATAAGAAATCTCCTCATCAGCCTCTTCATACCATTTCTTTTTAACAGGTTCTGGCTTGATTTCCTCGACTTCCACTTGTTGGGCTTTGGGTTTAGGCGCAGGTTTTGGGCGGTTTGGGTTTTGAGCTTCCCGGATTTCACGCATCAAATCCTCAAAAGTCGTTGGAGCTTTGGGACTTTCTTTAGGAGTTCCCTGCTCCTCCGTTGGCTCTCCGGATTTTTTGTTTTTGCTGATCTGATAAATAAAATAAACGATGACCGCAACGAGATAGATGATGTTTCCTAAATCCATAAGGGAAGATACTATATTTTTTGGAGTTCCCAGTTTTTAGTAGGAAGTGATCATGGAAATCAGAAGGCCAAAGTCAAGAAGCTGAAAATGGTTTCTAAGCTCCGACAATTTTACATAGCTGCCATACCCTGCTATTCCAACTTCAAATACCTAACATCAGCTATCTACCTTCCTATTTCTTATATCCTTTTAGCTCCAGAATTTTAATGGCTCAAGAATCACCAAATCCTTGGACAATCTGCCAAATGATCTTATTTTGTTCCTTATTTCAGATTAACAAAAAAGGATGCTGCTCAGTAAGCTGGAGATCAAGGGATTTAAGAGTTTTGGGGATAAAATGGTGATTCATTTTGATAAGGGAATCACGGGCGTAGTAGGACCAAATGGCTGCGGAAAGTCAAATGTGGTCGATGCCATCCGTTGGGTGTTGGGGGAACAAAAAACCCGAATGCTCCGCTCTGACAAGATGGAAAATGTCATTTTCAATGGCACGAAAAACCGAAAGCCGTCTAACTTGGCCGAAGTTTCCCTCACCTTTGAAAATACCAAAAACCTTCTTCCTACCGAATATACCCATGTGACGATCACCCGTCGGTATTACCGCTCCGGGGAAAGTGAATACCAAATCAACGGAGTCACCTGTCGTCTGAAGGATATCACCAACCTGTTTATGGACACGGGGATCAATTCCAACTCCTACGCCATCATCGAACTCAAGATGATCGATGAGTTGCTGAATGATAAAAACAACTCCAGAAGAGATCTATTCGAAGAAGCAGCAGGAATTTCAAAATTCAAAAACCGTAAAAAGGAAACCCTTCGAAAACTGGACGATACCGATGGAGATCTGGATCGCGTAGAAGATCTTTTATATGAAATTGAAAAGAACTTAAAGAGCTTGGAAAAGCAGGCAAAACAAGCCGCCAAGTACTTTGAGATCAAAAAAGACTATAAAGCAGCCAGTATCAATCTGGCCAAAAAAAGTATTGAAAAATACACCAATTCCCTCCTTTCCACCACCAAGGACATCGAGCAGGAAAGTGACAAAAAGCTTCAGCTACAAACTCAAATTGCAGATCAAGAGGCACTGTTGAATCAGTTAAAATCGGATTTGATCAACAAGGAAAAATTACTGGCTTCCCGTCAGAAAACCTTGAATGATCATGTCAACAAAATCCGAACTTTTGAGTCAGAGAAAAAGATCAAAAATGAGCGTCTACGCTTTTTGGAGGACCGATCCCAGAAACTCCGGGAACAGATCGAAGTAGATCGAAAATCCAATGATCGGGCAGGTTTTTCCATTCGTTCCCTGAAACACGAACAGGAGTCCGCAGCTAAAATGCTGGCAGAAAAGGAACTGATTGTGGGGGAACTTCGAGAAGCTTATGAGAACCAGAAGCGAGTCCATACGGAGCATCAAACAAAACAAAAAACCTTAAACGCCACTTTTGAACGTCTAAAGGAGCGAGTATACCAACTCACCAAAGAACTGGAAATAAAGCAGATTCAACTATCCACCTTAAAGCAGGAACTTGAACGAACTTCCTCTGATGATTCCTCCCAGGAAGCTAATTTGGTGGATTTCGAGGAAAAATTGATTTCCCTAAAAGGTGAACTGGATGCTGCAACCCAAGAATACGAAAGCAAGAAAGCCAAGCAGGAAGACCTGGATCAAAAGATAGAAGATACCAATAAGGTCATTGAAATGATCCGGGAGGAATTGACCACTTCTTCCAGAAAGCTGGATTCCAAACAAAACGAATACAACCTCACCAAATCTTTGGTGGAGAATCTGGAAGGTTTTCCGGAGGCGATCAAATTCTTGAAGAAAAACAACTCTTGGGGCAAGGACACACCACTCCTCTCCGATCTACTGACCACGGATGAGAAATACCGGGTGACCATCGAGAATTACCTGGAGGGCTATATGAACTACTATGTGGTGGAAACCGAAGCCCAGGCCATCGCTGCCATACATTTGCTAAGCGATGCAGCGAGGGGAAAAGCCAATTTCTTTGTGTTGGAGCATTTTGAACGTTTTAAGCCTAGTCAAACCAAGCTCTTCTCCAATGCCATTGCTGCAACGGAGATCATTGAATTTGAT is a genomic window containing:
- a CDS encoding S8 family peptidase, with the protein product MINKPKLSLGLLFLALLTYSCVQENSTPDLTQQLGEEEQQKLITSPEIDQLILQSLRETGDFLWMNQSDQLIWSALVQSDSVLTIGYSPVSIKSPNAKIGIESVQSPAWQVSAQKILQVISETIEQKGAPQLRLGNEIAVIHEDLPYLEVKVASLEVLQNLRQLGEVRYFEPLSYEFNYNLLNQGQDARYFSDSGCSNDPETNLPSGDFTSISPNAKASWNYPQMGVSHAWSQSTGDNITIGLIDTGVSPNQPLLGSAFQSGASVSRNIEKYGTYKTGYWWWKKYDGPNDQCGHGTSMAGVIASPRNGVGTTVGVAYNANLISVRGTSDVIVNSGNEKDGVAEALVLLGKRADVKIISMSIGDIFSNSKVADAVRYAYNRGKLIFAAAGTSTSFTNWYGVIFPATMAETVAVTGIKEGTGYQRCNTCHSGSKVDFTVIMERSTSENKPLSLAMSGNIPSTVGGSSVATATASGIAALLWAKNPNWNRDQILNQLTVTSDLYPSRSSQYGWGNLNAGAALGVY
- a CDS encoding helix-turn-helix transcriptional regulator; the protein is MAQAGKIEQQKILRVFKLINLLQGNIGKPVHRLAELLETDERTIYRYFKLLEALGFEVVKEFSKYKIQQRPGIDQTLNYGTFSQEESQWLKSMIESQGKGNLLHDSILQKLQVRSEVKKGSEQLFKANLGRFVDELGKGIQSKTQVWLKDYYSLSSDTTSDRLVEPVAFSSTYESIHAFEPESKTMKVFKIERIGEVVISTMPWKFENKHQVPGAQLFGFSGKSRFKVKLKLSKKAYQLMMEEHPNARPFMDVKNRNQYYFEGEVPQLPGLARFILGLPGEIKVEEGEELKAYLQEQLERVTY
- a CDS encoding ArnT family glycosyltransferase → MRTDTLLDNRQQDLPLMIGLLFLVGFWWIGFDGITFSDDVYYILAGKSFWEGTMEVNSYHFSSRWGAYIPAGLLGYFFGLDPHIISGFSLLCYLITLLVLYKVLPDKKWTWILTIWFCTHVYFLHFITKVYPDASLVLWVTIIPVAAIYRNQHPVLAGISLVLSLFIGFLTKETIIFLVPFVVLLFLFDLKNKSIQSTFYSSVVASGLLLASLYLTYFWIQFGDPFYRITSINAGHYISEYTYADKGVGAIIERLTITPVTTFVARAYWPWLVFAIPGIYQGMKFRKSFDFEFALAFLCLLLGFWLMSSTLEFYNPIYLNPRHLIILIPILAFLITLGWKYWQNSKKWKMALLSLMVLGIIISAIQGDAKQALFLCALIPVIWIKKRTVQLSILGIVLVLPAIFSIYYQKQLKHYQNLTDTLTESTQSSEEEQYILTNNFIYFSREILLTGSKLSQEKLFPIESLQELNRDLPKEIEVVIYEYYKHAYPKEQADVDLLESWLKMKNYQLESEEKIANLWIRKFQLSTQ
- a CDS encoding QcrA and Rieske domain-containing protein, yielding MDPLSTNQSGKLTKSRREFIEKSGLTAALTMFGIGFFTSCSNSDDMEPTGSTGTPMNPGTGSGTGISVSGNKITIDLSIQKDLNADGGWLLITNGKTLVSKVGSEFIALTSVCTHSGCDTNWSFSNATYNCACHGSKFDTQGNVVSGPATQPLKVYDTAVSGNILTITK
- the smc gene encoding chromosome segregation protein SMC, producing MLLSKLEIKGFKSFGDKMVIHFDKGITGVVGPNGCGKSNVVDAIRWVLGEQKTRMLRSDKMENVIFNGTKNRKPSNLAEVSLTFENTKNLLPTEYTHVTITRRYYRSGESEYQINGVTCRLKDITNLFMDTGINSNSYAIIELKMIDELLNDKNNSRRDLFEEAAGISKFKNRKKETLRKLDDTDGDLDRVEDLLYEIEKNLKSLEKQAKQAAKYFEIKKDYKAASINLAKKSIEKYTNSLLSTTKDIEQESDKKLQLQTQIADQEALLNQLKSDLINKEKLLASRQKTLNDHVNKIRTFESEKKIKNERLRFLEDRSQKLREQIEVDRKSNDRAGFSIRSLKHEQESAAKMLAEKELIVGELREAYENQKRVHTEHQTKQKTLNATFERLKERVYQLTKELEIKQIQLSTLKQELERTSSDDSSQEANLVDFEEKLISLKGELDAATQEYESKKAKQEDLDQKIEDTNKVIEMIREELTTSSRKLDSKQNEYNLTKSLVENLEGFPEAIKFLKKNNSWGKDTPLLSDLLTTDEKYRVTIENYLEGYMNYYVVETEAQAIAAIHLLSDAARGKANFFVLEHFERFKPSQTKLFSNAIAATEIIEFDVKYSRLINFILDNVYIVEGDHKDFPQDNDSVFISENGKFTKRKFSLSGGSVGLFEGKRIGRAKNLEKLDKEIKDLNKKVSATRNNLDQKLSDLMKLKEVSYKKVLEESQQQINEINQNYVSVRTKKEQLAELLSSNANKREDILDRIASLEESLTEIQPQLFEEKAEYESAHEDLEILNENLEEESARLTEKSQAFNQENILYHQQLNRVNSLDQEIEFKQNAYESSKERIEKSQAELSSLDSEIKGLLQNNEVKDDELIELYSEKEGIEQGVQEAEKDYYAHRGLIDETDQKIRSLQKSKEMHDELLHELQNSINETKLKMSGMKERLSVEFDLDLDQLMEKNPKLDEEFLDFKEDDLRELVRKQKEKLEKIGPINPMAMEAYDEIKVRHDFITTQKEDLIKAKESLLNTIKEIDQVAKDTFLDAFGKIKENFIKVFRSLFTEQDDCDLTLVDPDNPLESAIEIMAKPKGKRPLTINQLSGGEKTLTATSLLFSIYLLKPAPFCIFDEVDAPLDDANIDKFNQIIQRFSGESQFIIVTHNKRTMASTDIIYGITMIEAGVSRVVPVDLRELA